The following proteins are co-located in the Lachnospiraceae bacterium genome:
- a CDS encoding esterase family protein: MAVIQMDFMANTIQRFTGIHVILPCDQEKAVEQGPFPALYLLHGYFGNYTDWLYNSRIALWAQQRRIAVVMPSGENAYYLDYPERAENFEKFLAQELVQLTRNAFPLSQKREDTWIAGLSMGGGGAIRCALHYGEVFGKAAGLSAGLTIHQEAEQLGHNADVMQALTEALQQKKPIPQLFLSIGTEDPLLEDNREYHRFLNENGVPHHYEEQPGGHNWTYWDGHICDVLDWMQEGRSWQS, translated from the coding sequence ATGGCAGTGATTCAGATGGATTTCATGGCCAATACCATACAGCGGTTTACGGGCATTCACGTGATCCTTCCCTGCGATCAGGAGAAGGCGGTAGAGCAAGGGCCGTTTCCGGCGCTGTATCTGCTGCACGGTTATTTTGGCAACTATACAGACTGGCTTTATAACTCGCGGATTGCGCTGTGGGCGCAGCAGCGAAGGATCGCCGTCGTGATGCCTTCGGGAGAAAATGCGTATTATCTGGATTATCCGGAGCGGGCCGAAAACTTTGAAAAATTTCTAGCGCAAGAGCTGGTGCAGCTTACGAGGAATGCATTTCCGCTGTCACAAAAAAGAGAAGACACGTGGATTGCCGGACTTTCCATGGGCGGAGGCGGCGCCATCCGCTGCGCGCTGCATTATGGCGAGGTGTTTGGCAAGGCTGCTGGGCTTTCCGCCGGGCTGACGATTCATCAGGAGGCGGAGCAGCTGGGGCATAATGCGGATGTGATGCAGGCGCTCACAGAGGCGCTTCAGCAGAAAAAGCCGATTCCGCAGCTGTTTCTCAGCATTGGCACCGAGGATCCCCTGCTGGAGGATAACAGAGAGTATCACCGGTTTTTAAACGAGAACGGGGTCCCGCATCATTATGAAGAGCAGCCGGGAGGACATAACTGGACCTATTGGGACGGACATATATGCGATGTACTGGACTGGATGCAGGAGGGCAGATCATGGCAATCTTAA
- a CDS encoding acetylesterase, with the protein MAILKMELYAKTMRRTVTAAAVLPAESLKRGQRCACLYLLHGVQGSYINWLTATNLFRLLGQYNAAHEKKLAIVLPSGGNGFYHPAAGRKEDYERFVGEELIELTRAMLPLSSSREDTWIAGLSMGGYGALRTGLLYPEVFGFAGGLSSALLTQDMEGHCREDGAFFERPEFLQEIFGDLQAAADSVHDVRTLSHLAERLPKLYLACGKQDGLLDLTRGLHEDWQRSGIEHVYEEHDGGHDWAFWEWGLQRILKLRGE; encoded by the coding sequence ATGGCAATCTTAAAAATGGAGCTATACGCTAAGACCATGCGGCGCACAGTCACCGCTGCTGCAGTCCTGCCGGCAGAATCGCTAAAGAGAGGCCAGCGCTGCGCCTGCCTGTATCTGCTGCATGGCGTACAGGGCAGCTATATCAACTGGCTTACAGCCACCAATCTATTTCGGCTACTCGGACAGTATAATGCGGCCCACGAGAAAAAGCTGGCGATTGTGCTCCCCAGCGGGGGGAATGGATTTTATCATCCGGCCGCGGGCCGAAAAGAGGATTACGAACGCTTTGTTGGCGAAGAGCTGATAGAGCTTACCAGAGCCATGCTGCCGCTCTCTTCGTCCAGAGAAGACACGTGGATTGCCGGACTTTCTATGGGCGGCTATGGGGCCCTGCGGACAGGGCTGCTCTATCCGGAGGTTTTCGGCTTTGCCGGAGGGCTTTCTTCGGCGCTGCTGACGCAGGATATGGAGGGGCACTGCAGGGAGGACGGCGCGTTTTTTGAGAGGCCGGAGTTTTTGCAGGAGATTTTTGGAGATTTGCAGGCGGCGGCGGACAGCGTGCATGATGTGCGGACATTGAGCCATCTGGCTGAGCGGCTGCCGAAGCTGTATCTGGCCTGTGGTAAGCAGGATGGGCTGCTGGATTTGACGAGGGGGCTGCATGAGGATTGGCAGCGCTCGGGGATCGAGCATGTGTATGAGGAGCATGACGGCGGTCATGACTGGGCCTTTTGGGAATGGGGCTTGCAGAGAATTTTGAAGCTGAGAGGGGAGTGA
- a CDS encoding HAD-IIB family hydrolase, translating to MGIFDGYLICTDCDGTMTNRKGELSRENAEAIRYFQREGGLFTVATGRFPKHVGQFEADFRPNTYQVVGNGTTIYDVETGRVLHEVTMEPPEEAVRYVVEQGLCHLIFVDHLHHSVRWSDGKIGRLDMPASDIEELFRPEEESWHKVNFCFDTPEETVRVQQLMKEKFPQYKFERSWATGMELLPAEGGKGPAILRLKAILGDRVRRVIGAGDYENDVSMLQVADVGYAVANAAELCREAADRITVDCDHHAIAAIIRELEQEAKETLR from the coding sequence ATGGGTATTTTTGACGGATATTTGATCTGCACGGACTGTGATGGCACGATGACAAACAGAAAAGGGGAGCTTTCGCGGGAGAATGCGGAGGCGATCCGCTATTTTCAGCGCGAGGGAGGGCTGTTCACGGTGGCAACGGGACGGTTCCCTAAGCATGTGGGACAGTTTGAGGCAGATTTTAGGCCCAATACATATCAGGTGGTAGGAAATGGAACGACCATTTATGATGTGGAGACGGGCAGGGTGCTGCACGAGGTCACGATGGAGCCGCCGGAGGAGGCGGTGCGGTATGTGGTAGAGCAGGGGCTCTGTCATCTGATCTTTGTGGATCATCTGCACCATTCGGTGCGATGGAGCGATGGAAAGATCGGGCGGCTGGACATGCCCGCCAGCGATATAGAGGAGCTGTTTCGGCCGGAGGAAGAGAGCTGGCATAAGGTCAATTTTTGTTTTGATACGCCGGAGGAGACGGTGCGTGTACAGCAGCTGATGAAGGAGAAGTTTCCGCAGTACAAATTTGAGAGAAGCTGGGCGACAGGGATGGAGCTGCTGCCTGCGGAAGGCGGCAAGGGTCCGGCGATCCTGCGGCTGAAGGCGATCTTGGGGGATCGGGTGCGCCGGGTGATTGGCGCAGGCGATTATGAAAATGACGTATCGATGCTGCAGGTGGCAGACGTGGGCTATGCCGTGGCCAATGCGGCGGAGCTTTGCCGGGAGGCAGCGGACCGGATCACGGTAGATTGTGACCATCATGCGATAGCGGCGATCATACGAGAGCTGGAGCAGGAAGCAAAGGAGACTCTAAGATGA